A single genomic interval of Bos javanicus breed banteng chromosome 8, ARS-OSU_banteng_1.0, whole genome shotgun sequence harbors:
- the ANXA10 gene encoding annexin A10 produces the protein MFCGDYVQGTIFPAPNFNPMLDAELLGGALQGFGCDKDLLIDILTQRCNTQRLLIAEAYLGAFSRDLVGDLKEKLSNHFKDVMVGLMYPPPSYDAHELWHAMKGAGTDENCLIDILASRTNGEIFQMREAYYLQYSRDLQEDIYSETSGHFRDMLVSLVQGTREEGYTDPATATQDAMVLWEACQQKTGEHKTLLQLMLCNKSYQQLCLVFQEFQNISGQDIVDAINECYDGYFRELLVATVLCIRDKPAYFAYRLYSAIHDFGFHNKTVIRILIARSEIDLMTIRKRYKERYGKSLFHDIKNFASGHYEKALLAICAGDADDY, from the exons GCTGTGACAAAGACCTGCTGATTGACATCCTGACCCAGCGCTGCAACACCCAGAGGCTGTTGATCGCCGAGGCTTACCTGGGTGCCTTCAGCCGG GACCTGGTTGGGGACTTGAAGGAAAAGCTTTCCAATCACTTCAAGGACGTCATGGTTGGCCTCATGTACCCCCCACCCTCATATGATGCCCACGAGCTGTGGCACGCCATGAAG GGAGCAGGCACTGATGAGAACTGCCTCATTGACATATTAGCTTCGAGAACAAACGGAGAAATTTTCCAGATGCGAGAAGCCTACTATTTGC AATACAGCCGTGACCTGCAGGAGGACATCTACTCAGAGACCTCAGGACACTTCAGAGACATGCTCGTGAGCTTGGTCCAG GGAACCAGGGAGGAAGGATACACAGACCCAGCCACGGCCACTCAGGACGCGATG GTGCTGTGGGAGGCCTGCCAGCAGAAGACAGGGGAGCACAAGACGCTTCTGCAATTGATGCTGTGTAACAAGAGCTACCAGCAGCTGTGCCTGG TTTTCCaggaatttcaaaatatttctgggCAAGACATAGTAGATGCCATTAATGAATGTTACGATGGATACTTTCGAGAGCTGCTAGTAGCAACTG TTCTCTGTATTCGAGACAAACCAGCCTATTTTGCTTACAGATTGTATAGTGCAATCCAT GACTTCGGCTTCCATAATAAAACCGTGATTAGGATTCTAATCGCCAGAAGTGAAATCGACCTGATGACCATAAGGAAGCGATACAAAGAGCGATATGGGAAGTCCCTTTTCCACGACATCAAG AATTTCGCATCAGGGCACTATGAGAAGGCTCTGCTGGCCATCTGTGCGGGTGACGCAGATGACTACTGA